DNA from Arthrobacter sp. FW305-BF8:
GCACCATCATCGGCCTGGGCGAAGCAGGTGCGGCCTATGCGGAAGCACTTGCCGCAGCGGGCCACCAGGTCACCGGGTTTGACCCCGTTGCCACCGCCACCCCGCACGGAACGTCCCGGGCCGCCACCGCCGCCGAGGCCTGCGAGGGCGCGGACATCGTCCTGGTGCTCACCGGCGCGGCCGCTGCCCGCAGCGTCGCCACTGAGTGCCTGCCGGTACTCGCGGCAGGCAGCACCTATGCCGACTTCACGTCGTCGTCCCCCGCCGTGATGCAGGAGCTCGGCCAGCTGCCCACCCAGGCGAGCTTTGCCGACGTCGCAATCCTTGGGCCCGTCGCCGCCCTGGGCGCCAAAACGCCGCTCATGGTCAGCGGCCCCGGATCCGCCGCGGTGGCGCAGCTGCTGGCACCGCTGGGCGTCGACGTCGAAATCGCCGACGGCGGGCCGGGGGCGGCCATGTCTCACAAGCTGCTGCGCAGCGTCCTGATGAAGGGCCTGGCATCGGTGGTGGTGGAAGCGGTCACCGCCGGCCAGGCAGCCGGACTTGAAAGCTGGATCCGGGAGCAGATCGCCCGCCAGCTCGCCGGCGACGGCCAGGCCGTCATCGACAGGTTCCTGGCGGGAACGTCCAAGCACGCCGTGCGCAGGTCCCGGGAAATGCAGGACACCGCCAACTACCTTGCCGATCTCGGCGTCCCCGCAGAGATGACTGCCGCTTCGGCTGCTGCGCTGACACGCATCGCTGCGGCACCGGCACCGGAGGCCGCCCTGCGCTGAACGCGCATGAGGCAGAATCAATGAACAGGGAGTCAACGATGAATCCGGAAGCAAACGAACACCGCGAAGGAGCAGCCCGATGATCGGCATCTGGGCACTGGGAGCCTACCTGGCTGTCATCCTGCTCTGGACGACTGTCATCAAACGCAGTGTGGGCGAAGCGATGCTCCTCGGGTTCCTCGTTGTCCTTCCGTTTACCGGGGCCGCCGGCCAGGTCGGCTGGGACGCGTTCCACGACGCCATCACCGATGAAATCGTCTATGCCACCATGGCGTTCGTGTTCATGGGTTACCTGCTGGAGCGGACCGGCGTGCTCGACCGGCTCATCGACCTGCTGAACTCCCTGATCGGCGGGGTCAAGGGCGGCCCGGCCTGGGTCTCCACGGTCGCGTCGGCCGGTCTGGGCGGCGTGGTGCACAACCAGGCCGCAATCGCCGCCACCGTGGGCTCGGTGACCATCCCGTGGATGGAGAAGTCCCGTCTCGACAAACCGTCCGCGGCAACGCTGGTGGCAGGGAACGCGGGCATGGGCATCACGTTCCCGTTCAGCGCGTCCATGTTCGTCCTCGTGGGATCCTCCACGGTCGGGCCGCTGCTAAAGGTCAACGACCTCATCCTTCCCCTTCTGCTCGGCGGGCTCTGGTGCTTCCTGCACCGCCTGATCGTCACCTACGTGCTGATCCGCAAGAGCGACATGGCACCGCTCGACGCGGCGCACCGGACACCCGTCCGCCGGGCCTTCGCCCAGGGCTGGGCCACCATGATCCTGTTCGTGGTGGTGGCCGTCCCGCTGATCCTCACCTCCGGCGCAATCGCCAACGCCCTCTCGGACTGGACGGGCTCGGACGTGGCCAAGACCGTCAGCGTCATCGTCTGGATCCCGGTAGTCCTGATCCTCACGGGCATCATCCTGGGCAGGAAGCGGCTGCCGCGCAGCAGGAAAGCGTACTGGGACTTCCTGCAGCAGTCCGCGCCACGTTTCGGCGTCGTCGGCGTTACCGTGGTGTTCGCCTTCGCCGGCGCCAACGCCCTGGCCGCCACCGGGCTGCCCAAGCAGATGACGGCGCTGCTGAACCAGTTCAACCTGCCGCTGTGGCTGCTGGCCATCCTGATCGGACTGATCGTCATCGCCGTGGCCGCTCCCCTGTCCGCGACGGCGACCATGGCCGCCGTCGGAACGGTGGGTGTGGCCACGCTGGTGGCCGCCGGCGTTCCGGCCACCACGGCGGCAGTCGCCGTGCTGGTCTTCTCCTCCTGCGAGGCGGCCGTGCCGCCCGGCGGCGCTCCCCTTTATGTCGCGTGCGGCATCGCCGACGTAGACCCTTACAAGACCTTTGCCCGCCTGTTCGTCCTCTACGCCCTGCCGCTGCTGGCCATCGGCGTGCTGATCGCCGTCGGCGTCCTGCCTATCGGTGTCCTGCCTACCTAGGGAAGCGTGGAAATGCAGAAGCTACAACACACCATCAACGCCGTCTTCGTGATCAGCCTGGCGCTACTCCTCATCGCCGGAATAGTTTTCGTGGCCGGGCAGGCCCTCGCCCTGATCACCGGGCACGGCGACTGGCTGGCAGTCCTCAACGAGGCCGTTAAGGGCCCGGCGTGCATCGCCGCCTCCGTTTGTGCCATCGCCGGGTTCCTGCTCAGCTACAAGAAACCCGCGAAACAGAACAGCCCGCAGCAGGAAGCCCGCACCCAATGACCGCCACGGAATCCGGCACCACCTATCCCCAGTACAAGGCTTTGCTGGAACGGGAAGGGCACCTCTCGGGCACCTCGTGGGGGCTGTTTTCCGACGCCGAGCGCGGCACCCCGTCCTTCATCCGGCCCGATTCCGTCCGGGAAGCCGCGGGCTGCGTCCGGACCGGCACGGCCTTTGGCCTCGACTACCCCGCCGACGCGTTCGACCCCGGCATGTCCCTGAAACGCAGGGCTCCGCGGCACACAATCTACTCGGCACACCCGGCGCATCGCGACGATTTCCTTGACGGGTACTACCTGCAGGGCTCCAGCCAGATCGACGGGCTCCGGCACCGCCGGGCGGACGACGTCGGCTTCTACAACGGGACCCCGGACGACGAGATCCGGGAGGGAACCGCTGCCCTCGGAATCCAGGCCTGGGCCGAGCAGCCCATCGTCGGCCGGGGCGTGCTGGTGGATCTCGGCGGATATAGCCGGGGCCAGGGCACGCCGATCGACCACGCGGCCGGGCAGCCTCTTGGGCTTGGCCTGATTCAGGCCGCGGCCGAGGCCCAGTCCGTTGCCCTCCGGCCCGGCGATATCCTCATGCTGCACACGGGGTGGTGCGAGTGGTTCCTCGCGCTCCCCGCCGAGGAGAAGGAGAGCCTCCGGGACAGCCGCCGGGCCAGCGGCATCGAACAGTCGGCCGAGTTCGTCGCCTGGGCCTGGGACAACCGGCTCGCGGTCATCGCCGCGGACAACTTCGCCGTCGAGTGCCTGCCGCCGGTCCCCTCCAGCCCGTTCCGGGAGACAGCCCCCAACGACCACGGCATGATGCACCAGCAGTTGCTTGCCAAGCTCGGCCTGCCGCTCGGGGAACTCTGGCAGCTCGGCCCGCTCAGCCGGCACATGAAGGCCACCGGCAACTGGGACGCGCTGGTTACCGTGAAACCGCTTAACATCACCGGTGCCACAGGCTCGCCGGCGAACGCGACAGCGGTAACGTAACTATCCTTCGCTACGTCACCATGTTCGATGCGACGGTGCGGGCTATACACTCACGCCTGTTTCCGTCGCCGTGCCTGGGCGGTGAGTTCGTGCGCGCCGTAGCTGTTGTCGTCGGGGTTGACCGTCACGCCGGGTGCGACGATCTTGTCGATGCGGTCCAGCACGTCGGTGGACAGGGTGATGCCCGCCGCCGGGAGGTAGGACGCGAGCTGGTCCATGGTGCGGGGTCCGACGATGGCCGAAGTGACGCCGGGGTGGTTGATGACGAACGCGATCGCCAGTTCGATGAGGCTCATCCCTGCCTGTTCGGCGAGCTGGGCGAGTTCCTCCACGATGTCGAGCTTGCGCTGGTTGGCCGGGCTGGTCATGTCGAAGCGCGCGCCCGGGCGGGCACTCGAGGTGGGTGCCGATGCTGCGTCCTTCCGCCACCGTCCTGACAGCCAGCCGCCGGCGAGCGGGCTGTAGGTGAGGGTGCCCATGCCGTGGCGCTGCACGGTAGGGAGGACGTCCTCCTCGATGCCGCGCACCAGGATCGAGTACGGCGGCTGCTCGGTGACGAACCGCTCCAGGTTGCGTTCCCGGGACGCCCACTGGGCTTCCACGATCTGCGCTCCGGAGTACGACGACGAGCCTATGTACCGTACCTTGCCTTGACGGACGAGGTCGGTGAGCGCACCGAGGGTTTCCTCCACGTCGGTGTCGGGGCTGGGCCGGTGGACCTGGTAGAGGTCGATGTAGTCCGTGTTCAGCCGGCGGAGAGAGTTTTCCACCTCGCGGATGATCCAGCGGCGGGATCCGCCGCGCTGGTTCGGTTCCTCGCTCATGGGCATGAAAAACTTCGTGGCGAGGAAGACGTCGTCGCGCCGGCCCTCCAGCGCCCGCCCGACGATCTCCTCCGACGCCCCGCCCGAGTAGACGTCGGCGGTGTCGATGAAGTTGATGCCGGCGTCGAGGGCGCGGTGGATGATGTGGGTGCTGTCGGCGCGGTCGTCGTTGCCCCAGGGGCCGAACATCATCGCGCCGAGGCACAAGGGGCTGACCTGAACGCCGGTGCGGCCAAGCGGGCGGTACTCCATAGTGACTCCTTTTCTCTGTTTCAGGCCTCGGGGATGACCATGGCGAAGCGCTCCTCGCGGGCTTCGTCCGGGTCGGGTCCGTTGCGCACGCCGGCGTCGAGCGCGTCGATCGATGCGAGTTCCTCGGCACTGAGCTCGAAGTCGAAGACGTCGAAGTTCTCCGCGATGCGTGCCGGGTTGGTTGATTTCGGGATGGCTGAACGGCCCTGCTGCAGGTGCCAGCGCAGCATGACCTGGGCGGAGCTCTTGCCGTGCGTTTGCCCAATGGCGGCGATCGCAGGGTCCTCCATCACGTTCCGGCGGTCCTCGCCCCAGCCAGGGTAGAAAGTGATGCCGCCGATGGGTGACCAGGCCTGGGTGAGGATGCCGTTTTCGGCGTCTGCTGCCTGGACATCCGCCTGGGTGAAATAGGGGTGCAGCTCGATCTGGTTCACCGCCGGGACGATGTGGGTCGCGGCGAGCAGCTGTTCCAGGTGGTGCGGCATGAAGTTGCTGACGCCGATCGCCCGGACGCGCCCGTCTGCGAGCAGGGTCTCCAGCGCCTTGTATGCGCCGATGGTTTTCTCGAACCGGTCGGGTGCCGGCTGGTGCAGGATGAGCAGGTCGAGGTAGTCGACGCCGAGCTTGCCCGCCGCTTTCTCCCAGGCATGCAGGGTCTCGTCGTAGCCGTAGTCGCTCACCCAGACCTTGGTCTCGATGAACACGTCCGCCCGGCGGACGCCGGAACAGCGGATGCCTTCGCCGACTTCCCGTTCGTTGCCGTACGCGGCGGCGGTGTCGATGTGCCGGTAGCCGGCCGCCAGCGCGGCCCCGACCGCCGCCGTCGTCTGCTCCGGCGGGCTTTGGAAAACGCCCAGGCCGAGGGCGGGCATCGTGATGCCGTTGTTGAGTGTGAGTTCGGGTTTCATGCCTTCAATGCAACCGTGATTTCCCAGCGGCCGGGAGTTCCTGCCGTTCCGGGTAATGCCAGTGCCTCCCTCGGGCACCAGCCCCCGCGTAGCGTTGATGCCATGACACATAGCGACGACGTGCGGAAATTCCTGACCTCCCGGCGGGCCAGGATCACGCCCGAGGAAGCGGGGCTACCGGTCTACGGTGGGAACCGGCGCGTGGCCGGGCTGCGCCGCGAGGAAGTCGCCCTGCTCGCCGGAATGAGCATCGATTACTACATCCGCCTGGAGCGCGGAAACCTCTCCGGCGCCTCGGACAGCGTCATCGAGTCACTCGCCCGGGCCCTGAAGCTCGACGACGCCGAAACGGCCCACCTCTTCGACCTCGCCCGTGCGGCCACGGCCTCCCCCCGCGCGCGGC
Protein-coding regions in this window:
- a CDS encoding NAD(P)-dependent oxidoreductase — translated: MTKCTIIGLGEAGAAYAEALAAAGHQVTGFDPVATATPHGTSRAATAAEACEGADIVLVLTGAAAARSVATECLPVLAAGSTYADFTSSSPAVMQELGQLPTQASFADVAILGPVAALGAKTPLMVSGPGSAAVAQLLAPLGVDVEIADGGPGAAMSHKLLRSVLMKGLASVVVEAVTAGQAAGLESWIREQIARQLAGDGQAVIDRFLAGTSKHAVRRSREMQDTANYLADLGVPAEMTAASAAALTRIAAAPAPEAALR
- a CDS encoding TRAP transporter large permease subunit, with amino-acid sequence MIGIWALGAYLAVILLWTTVIKRSVGEAMLLGFLVVLPFTGAAGQVGWDAFHDAITDEIVYATMAFVFMGYLLERTGVLDRLIDLLNSLIGGVKGGPAWVSTVASAGLGGVVHNQAAIAATVGSVTIPWMEKSRLDKPSAATLVAGNAGMGITFPFSASMFVLVGSSTVGPLLKVNDLILPLLLGGLWCFLHRLIVTYVLIRKSDMAPLDAAHRTPVRRAFAQGWATMILFVVVAVPLILTSGAIANALSDWTGSDVAKTVSVIVWIPVVLILTGIILGRKRLPRSRKAYWDFLQQSAPRFGVVGVTVVFAFAGANALAATGLPKQMTALLNQFNLPLWLLAILIGLIVIAVAAPLSATATMAAVGTVGVATLVAAGVPATTAAVAVLVFSSCEAAVPPGGAPLYVACGIADVDPYKTFARLFVLYALPLLAIGVLIAVGVLPIGVLPT
- a CDS encoding cyclase family protein produces the protein MTATESGTTYPQYKALLEREGHLSGTSWGLFSDAERGTPSFIRPDSVREAAGCVRTGTAFGLDYPADAFDPGMSLKRRAPRHTIYSAHPAHRDDFLDGYYLQGSSQIDGLRHRRADDVGFYNGTPDDEIREGTAALGIQAWAEQPIVGRGVLVDLGGYSRGQGTPIDHAAGQPLGLGLIQAAAEAQSVALRPGDILMLHTGWCEWFLALPAEEKESLRDSRRASGIEQSAEFVAWAWDNRLAVIAADNFAVECLPPVPSSPFRETAPNDHGMMHQQLLAKLGLPLGELWQLGPLSRHMKATGNWDALVTVKPLNITGATGSPANATAVT
- a CDS encoding aldo/keto reductase; the encoded protein is MEYRPLGRTGVQVSPLCLGAMMFGPWGNDDRADSTHIIHRALDAGINFIDTADVYSGGASEEIVGRALEGRRDDVFLATKFFMPMSEEPNQRGGSRRWIIREVENSLRRLNTDYIDLYQVHRPSPDTDVEETLGALTDLVRQGKVRYIGSSSYSGAQIVEAQWASRERNLERFVTEQPPYSILVRGIEEDVLPTVQRHGMGTLTYSPLAGGWLSGRWRKDAASAPTSSARPGARFDMTSPANQRKLDIVEELAQLAEQAGMSLIELAIAFVINHPGVTSAIVGPRTMDQLASYLPAAGITLSTDVLDRIDKIVAPGVTVNPDDNSYGAHELTAQARRRKQA
- a CDS encoding aldo/keto reductase is translated as MKPELTLNNGITMPALGLGVFQSPPEQTTAAVGAALAAGYRHIDTAAAYGNEREVGEGIRCSGVRRADVFIETKVWVSDYGYDETLHAWEKAAGKLGVDYLDLLILHQPAPDRFEKTIGAYKALETLLADGRVRAIGVSNFMPHHLEQLLAATHIVPAVNQIELHPYFTQADVQAADAENGILTQAWSPIGGITFYPGWGEDRRNVMEDPAIAAIGQTHGKSSAQVMLRWHLQQGRSAIPKSTNPARIAENFDVFDFELSAEELASIDALDAGVRNGPDPDEAREERFAMVIPEA